The proteins below come from a single Dinghuibacter silviterrae genomic window:
- a CDS encoding type II toxin-antitoxin system HipA family toxin — translation MANQKQIQVYLDWLDLGGLQKLGILQAEQLRGKEVFSFSYNREWLESGFALLLDPDLGLYGGPQYLRDDKPNFGLFMDSSPDRWGRVLMQRREAVSARIEDRKVRPLFESDYLLGVYDLYRMGALRFRLSEDGPFLHDEKDMTVPPFTSLRTLEEASLRLEDNDNLEDPNFAHWLNLLISPGSSLGGARPKASVKDPGGNLWIAKFPSRNDDRDVGAWEAVVNELALKAGLSIAEGNAKRFSRSYHTFLTRRFDRVGDKRIHFASAMTLLGYSDGMDAGVGISYLHLVEFIVRHGAAPDRDLEELWRRIVFYILVSNTDDHLRNHGFLLTSKGWRLSPAFDINPVPRSTGLTLNISEHSNDLDINLVREVAEQFRVSVGRREEIIAAATDAVSCWQNTAQGLGISRAEIENMRDAFKQ, via the coding sequence ATGGCGAATCAAAAGCAAATACAGGTTTATTTGGACTGGCTTGACCTGGGAGGACTTCAAAAATTGGGGATTCTTCAAGCCGAGCAGTTAAGAGGAAAGGAAGTCTTTTCGTTTTCTTATAATAGGGAGTGGCTTGAATCCGGATTTGCTCTGTTATTAGACCCGGACCTCGGTTTATATGGAGGTCCGCAATACCTAAGAGACGACAAACCCAATTTTGGCCTATTCATGGATTCATCCCCAGATCGATGGGGGAGGGTATTGATGCAGCGTAGAGAAGCCGTTAGTGCCAGAATTGAGGATCGTAAGGTGCGTCCGTTATTTGAAAGCGATTATCTGTTGGGAGTATACGATCTCTATAGGATGGGGGCATTACGCTTTAGATTGTCCGAAGACGGTCCATTCTTGCACGACGAAAAGGATATGACAGTTCCTCCTTTTACCTCGCTACGGACATTGGAAGAGGCTAGCTTAAGACTGGAAGACAATGATAATCTTGAAGATCCCAACTTTGCACATTGGCTTAATTTACTTATTTCGCCCGGGTCTTCTCTTGGTGGCGCCAGACCCAAGGCTAGTGTTAAAGACCCCGGCGGCAACCTTTGGATTGCAAAATTTCCCAGCAGGAATGATGATCGGGACGTCGGCGCTTGGGAGGCGGTGGTTAATGAGTTGGCTTTAAAAGCGGGCCTTTCAATAGCAGAGGGAAATGCAAAACGTTTTTCACGATCCTATCACACCTTCCTGACCAGACGCTTTGATCGCGTGGGAGACAAACGTATCCATTTTGCGTCGGCGATGACGCTATTGGGATATTCTGATGGTATGGACGCCGGGGTGGGCATCTCCTATTTGCATCTGGTAGAATTCATCGTACGTCACGGAGCGGCTCCTGATCGGGATCTGGAAGAGCTTTGGAGGAGGATTGTTTTCTATATTCTTGTTAGTAATACCGATGATCACTTACGGAATCATGGATTTTTGCTTACATCGAAAGGATGGAGGCTTTCTCCGGCTTTTGACATTAATCCGGTACCAAGGTCAACTGGTCTTACATTGAATATCTCCGAGCATAGTAATGACCTGGACATAAACTTGGTGCGTGAAGTCGCTGAGCAATTTAGGGTAAGCGTTGGACGGCGGGAAGAAATTATCGCCGCGGCAACCGACGCGGTAAGCTGTTGGCAAAATACTGCCCAAGGATTGGGAATTTCCAGGGCGGAAATAGAAAATATGAGGGATGCGTTCAAACAATAA
- a CDS encoding flavin monoamine oxidase family protein, which yields MEKAKQITIIGAGLSGLMTAYLLKKAGLTVRILEASGRIGGRVHTQEGKLGTPLELGATWFSDQHVRLTALVAGLGLAKFPQFSEGVSFLQTARSFEPAQQIHVPATNRPSYRIAGGTQALIEALIAAVGIETVVLHCPVTQVVATADGLTAYSSNGKSFLSDAIVTCLPPQLVASKIVFIPALPASIREILPTVQTWMAGSVKFTIEYKAHFWRDRQLSGMLYSHAGTVVEMYDHTNYDGDRFGFTGFLNADTRTYTQEIRRAHVLRQLQEAFGNDVLDAVAYYDKVWDDEYVLSDNPAIKQPHQNNGHPCFQQAYMDGRLFFSGSETSPLYGGYMEGAVIAAERTVDRIVKGRTSLCH from the coding sequence ATGGAAAAAGCGAAGCAGATTACAATAATTGGTGCAGGTCTAAGCGGTCTAATGACGGCCTACCTGCTGAAAAAGGCAGGCCTTACCGTTAGGATATTGGAAGCATCGGGCCGTATCGGCGGCCGCGTCCACACCCAGGAAGGAAAGCTGGGCACGCCCCTTGAACTGGGCGCAACATGGTTTTCAGATCAGCACGTTCGATTAACAGCCCTGGTGGCAGGGCTCGGCCTGGCAAAATTTCCGCAATTCAGCGAAGGGGTTTCATTCTTACAGACAGCCAGGTCATTTGAACCGGCCCAGCAAATTCATGTACCTGCCACGAACCGACCGTCCTACCGGATTGCCGGTGGTACGCAGGCGCTTATTGAAGCGCTTATTGCCGCCGTAGGCATAGAAACGGTTGTGCTACATTGTCCGGTGACTCAAGTTGTTGCCACAGCCGATGGGCTGACCGCTTATTCCAGCAATGGCAAATCATTTTTGTCCGACGCTATTGTCACATGCCTGCCACCGCAGTTAGTTGCTTCCAAAATAGTGTTTATCCCGGCGTTGCCCGCCAGCATCCGTGAAATATTGCCTACTGTGCAAACCTGGATGGCAGGATCAGTAAAGTTTACTATTGAGTATAAGGCACATTTTTGGAGGGACCGGCAGTTGTCCGGCATGTTGTACAGTCACGCGGGAACAGTGGTGGAAATGTACGACCATACCAACTATGACGGAGATCGTTTTGGATTCACCGGGTTCCTTAATGCTGACACCAGGACCTACACACAAGAAATAAGAAGAGCGCACGTCCTCCGTCAACTGCAGGAGGCGTTCGGCAACGACGTTCTGGACGCAGTCGCGTACTACGATAAGGTGTGGGATGATGAATATGTACTGTCAGATAATCCCGCGATCAAGCAACCACACCAAAACAATGGGCATCCCTGCTTTCAGCAGGCCTATATGGATGGCCGGTTGTTTTTTAGCGGATCAGAAACTTCGCCGTTGTATGGTGGTTACATGGAGGGCGCTGTGATAGCGGCAGAACGTACAGTGGACCGTATTGTAAAGGGCCGCACTAGCTTATGCCACTGA
- a CDS encoding LemA family protein, giving the protein MKHLGLYITLGILLILFMVGCNGYNGLATQDQDVKQKWSVVEAQYQRKKNLYENVVATIKGSARNEDTTLIKITQMRSRIPTIDPNNPQTLNEANRAYDQMKSSILNINFENYPNIQTTQAFRDFQAQIEGTENRVTTAIRDWSGSVQDFNTRVVRFPGSIIASLFGFKQKPYFQADEGAKDTKVDFGS; this is encoded by the coding sequence ATGAAACATCTTGGGTTGTACATTACACTGGGTATCCTGTTGATCCTTTTTATGGTCGGGTGCAACGGCTATAACGGACTCGCGACACAGGACCAGGACGTGAAGCAGAAGTGGTCCGTGGTAGAGGCCCAGTACCAGCGGAAAAAGAATTTGTACGAGAACGTGGTGGCGACCATTAAGGGTTCCGCCAGGAATGAGGATACCACGCTGATCAAGATCACGCAGATGCGGTCGAGGATCCCGACGATAGACCCGAACAATCCCCAAACGCTGAATGAGGCCAACCGGGCGTATGACCAGATGAAAAGCAGCATCCTGAACATCAATTTCGAGAACTACCCTAATATCCAGACGACGCAGGCCTTCCGGGACTTCCAGGCACAAATCGAGGGGACGGAAAACCGGGTGACGACGGCCATCCGGGACTGGTCGGGGTCGGTTCAGGACTTCAATACAAGGGTGGTCCGTTTCCCGGGCAGCATCATCGCGTCGCTCTTCGGGTTTAAACAAAAACCCTATTTCCAGGCGGATGAGGGTGCGAAAGACACCAAGGTGGATTTTGGAAGCTAA
- a CDS encoding M1 family metallopeptidase, whose product MQLMEIPLKKMATGCLLASMAYTAPAWGQAKNDTSWKHEYRASATKINDLVHTKLAVSFDYDKSYMYGKAWITLEPHFYPTDSLTLDAKGMDIRKVAMVEESGNKPLKYTYDSTQLHIGLGKTYMGKERYTIWIDYVSRPNELKPTGSAAITDAKGLYFINPKGTDKKKPTQIWTQGETESNSAWFPTIDKPDQKTTEEIEMTVPSKYVTLSNGLLVNQRKNADGTRTDTWKMDLPHAPYLFFMGVGDYAIIKDSYKGKEVAYYVEKEYAPVARRIFGLTPEMIAFYSKVLGIDFPWAKYDQIVGRDYVSGAMENTTSTLHEEHAQQNARQLTDGNQWEGTIAHELFHQWFGDLVTCESWSNLTVNESFANFSETLWAEHKWGKDAGDEHNYSDMQDYIRSGESDKNLVRFYYQDREDVLDAVTYNKGGRILNMLRYYVGDSAFFQALHLYLTENKFKTGEAHQLRLAFEDITGQDLNWYWNQWYYGSGQPNVTIDYNYDDAAGKVTVHIQQTQAGHAFILPFAIDVYSGNNKERHQVWMRSKDETYTFSYTTHPDLVNVDGDKILLWTKNDKKTAANYIFQYKNAGKYVDRKEAIEYASRHQDDPSVRAFLLTAFHDRYKGLRIDAIDAINPENAEMVTAALPELATIASNDKEPTVRAKALEILAQVKDPSYMPLFDKSVKDSSYSVAGQALEGIYNLDQAKGLALAQQQRSDARGKLSETIAKILLINARPEDFPFIIETYEQLEPGQAKFESTDKFCEFLAQVKDTALFQRGVDDVLKFRNVIPDNENYAFARNMITSKLKSVGTKKRTAGDQAMADYVDKLLAQ is encoded by the coding sequence ATGCAATTGATGGAGATCCCTTTGAAAAAAATGGCCACCGGCTGCCTCCTGGCATCGATGGCGTACACCGCACCCGCATGGGGCCAGGCAAAAAACGACACCAGCTGGAAACACGAATACCGGGCCAGTGCCACCAAGATCAACGACCTGGTCCATACCAAGCTGGCCGTCTCCTTTGACTACGACAAAAGCTATATGTATGGGAAGGCCTGGATCACCCTGGAACCCCACTTCTACCCGACCGACTCCCTGACCCTTGACGCCAAAGGCATGGATATACGGAAAGTGGCCATGGTCGAAGAATCCGGCAACAAGCCCCTGAAATATACGTACGACAGCACCCAACTGCACATCGGGCTGGGCAAAACATATATGGGCAAAGAACGGTATACGATATGGATCGACTACGTTTCCAGGCCCAATGAACTCAAACCCACCGGCAGCGCCGCCATCACCGACGCCAAGGGATTATACTTCATCAACCCCAAGGGCACGGACAAGAAAAAGCCCACCCAAATCTGGACCCAGGGAGAGACCGAATCCAACAGCGCCTGGTTCCCGACGATCGACAAACCGGATCAAAAGACCACGGAGGAGATCGAAATGACTGTCCCCTCCAAATACGTCACCCTCTCCAACGGGCTGCTCGTCAACCAGCGTAAGAACGCGGACGGCACCCGGACCGATACCTGGAAGATGGACCTGCCCCACGCGCCCTACCTGTTTTTTATGGGTGTAGGGGATTACGCCATCATCAAGGACAGTTACAAAGGGAAAGAGGTAGCCTATTATGTCGAAAAAGAATACGCGCCCGTCGCCCGCCGCATCTTTGGGTTGACTCCCGAAATGATCGCCTTCTACTCCAAAGTCCTGGGGATCGATTTCCCCTGGGCTAAATACGACCAGATCGTCGGGCGTGACTATGTCAGCGGCGCGATGGAGAACACGACCTCTACCCTTCACGAGGAACACGCCCAGCAAAACGCCCGTCAGCTGACCGACGGCAACCAATGGGAAGGCACCATCGCCCACGAGCTTTTCCACCAATGGTTTGGGGACCTGGTCACGTGTGAAAGCTGGAGCAACCTGACCGTCAACGAATCTTTTGCCAACTTCAGCGAGACGCTTTGGGCCGAACACAAATGGGGCAAGGATGCCGGGGACGAACACAACTATTCGGACATGCAGGACTATATCCGTTCCGGAGAATCGGACAAAAACCTGGTCCGATTCTACTACCAGGACAGGGAAGACGTCCTTGACGCAGTGACCTACAACAAAGGCGGCCGGATTCTGAACATGCTCCGGTATTATGTAGGCGACAGCGCCTTTTTCCAGGCCCTCCACCTTTACCTGACGGAAAACAAATTCAAGACCGGGGAAGCCCACCAACTGCGGCTGGCGTTTGAAGACATCACCGGCCAGGACCTCAACTGGTACTGGAACCAATGGTATTACGGCAGCGGTCAGCCGAATGTAACGATCGACTATAACTATGACGACGCGGCGGGCAAGGTCACCGTTCATATCCAGCAGACGCAAGCGGGGCACGCTTTTATCCTGCCCTTTGCCATCGACGTATACAGCGGAAACAACAAGGAACGCCACCAGGTCTGGATGCGCAGCAAGGACGAGACGTATACCTTTTCCTACACAACCCATCCGGACCTTGTCAACGTAGACGGCGATAAGATCCTTCTTTGGACAAAAAACGACAAAAAGACCGCCGCCAACTATATCTTCCAATATAAGAATGCCGGTAAGTACGTAGACCGCAAAGAGGCCATCGAGTACGCCTCCAGGCATCAGGACGATCCCTCCGTCCGCGCCTTCCTGCTGACCGCTTTCCATGACCGGTACAAAGGTCTCCGCATAGACGCCATCGATGCCATCAACCCGGAAAACGCGGAGATGGTGACCGCCGCACTGCCGGAGCTGGCGACCATCGCTTCGAACGACAAGGAACCCACGGTCCGCGCCAAAGCGCTGGAGATCCTGGCCCAGGTAAAAGATCCTTCGTATATGCCCCTTTTCGACAAGTCCGTCAAAGACTCCTCCTACAGTGTTGCAGGGCAAGCCCTGGAAGGCATCTATAACCTGGACCAGGCCAAAGGCCTTGCCCTCGCCCAGCAACAACGCAGCGACGCCAGGGGCAAACTTTCTGAAACGATCGCAAAGATCCTGCTCATCAATGCCCGGCCGGAGGATTTCCCTTTTATTATCGAAACCTACGAGCAACTCGAACCGGGTCAGGCCAAATTCGAATCAACCGACAAGTTCTGTGAATTCCTGGCACAAGTCAAAGACACGGCGCTCTTTCAAAGGGGCGTGGACGACGTCCTGAAATTCAGAAACGTGATTCCCGACAATGAGAACTATGCATTTGCCAGAAACATGATCACGAGCAAACTCAAATCCGTGGGTACCAAGAAGCGCACAGCCGGTGATCAGGCCATGGCGGACTATGTAGATAAACTATTGGCGCAGTAA
- a CDS encoding class I lanthipeptide, with the protein MKKIALDSKKLKLKKELISKLTDTQLRQIKGGAEPTSNLPGCITYTCKPTTQA; encoded by the coding sequence ATGAAAAAAATCGCACTTGATTCCAAGAAATTGAAACTAAAAAAGGAGTTGATCTCCAAACTTACGGACACGCAACTGCGCCAAATCAAAGGTGGCGCGGAACCTACTTCCAACCTGCCGGGGTGTATCACGTACACTTGCAAACCGACTACTCAGGCGTAA
- a CDS encoding TPM domain-containing protein, which yields MKYLLTILLGLSLFTGLRAQDIPPRPNPPKLVNDLAGILNPGLVQDLETRLDAYDDSTSVQIAVVTIPSTNGYDPVDYAVKLGRTWGVGNKQTNNGVVFLIARDDHKVFIAPGYGLEGALPDITCKEIVDNQVLPYFKQGDYNTGVDSGVNAIILAAKGEYKAPAGYHEQGKGAGAAVVFLVIAFIVLIIIIRSRGSGPGGGFISRRGYGVGPFLWGAAAGSIFGGGGSGGSSSGGGGGGFGGFGGGSFGGGGAGGSW from the coding sequence ATGAAGTACCTATTGACCATCCTGCTGGGGCTGTCCCTGTTTACCGGGCTGCGGGCACAGGATATTCCACCCAGGCCAAACCCGCCCAAACTGGTCAACGACCTGGCAGGTATACTGAACCCGGGTCTTGTACAGGACCTTGAAACAAGGCTGGATGCGTATGACGACAGTACGAGCGTTCAGATTGCCGTTGTGACCATCCCGAGCACCAACGGGTATGACCCGGTGGACTATGCGGTCAAGCTGGGCCGTACGTGGGGCGTGGGGAACAAGCAAACCAACAACGGCGTCGTTTTCCTGATCGCCCGGGACGATCACAAAGTATTTATCGCACCGGGGTATGGCCTGGAGGGCGCACTTCCGGATATCACCTGTAAAGAAATCGTCGATAACCAGGTGCTCCCGTATTTCAAACAGGGGGACTATAATACGGGGGTTGATTCGGGGGTCAATGCCATCATCCTGGCAGCCAAAGGTGAGTATAAGGCGCCGGCGGGCTATCATGAGCAGGGTAAAGGCGCGGGCGCCGCGGTTGTTTTCCTGGTGATTGCTTTTATCGTGTTGATCATTATTATCCGCAGCCGGGGAAGTGGTCCAGGTGGGGGCTTTATCAGTCGCAGGGGATATGGCGTGGGGCCGTTCTTGTGGGGAGCTGCTGCGGGTAGCATATTTGGCGGCGGCGGTAGCGGTGGCAGCAGCAGCGGCGGCGGTGGTGGTGGATTTGGTGGTTTTGGCGGGGGTAGTTTTGGTGGAGGTGGAGCCGGCGGCAGTTGGTAA
- the gap gene encoding type I glyceraldehyde-3-phosphate dehydrogenase, whose amino-acid sequence MSTVKVAINGFGRIGRLVFRQIYNMQGIDVVAINDLTSPKVLAHLLKYDTAHGRFEQEVKHTDNAIVVAGHEIKIYAQKDPAQIPWGQHDVDVVIESTGFFTDKEKAELHLKAGAKRVVISAPATGEMKTVVFNVNHNILDGSETVISCASCTTNCLAPMAKALNDAFTIEVGSMTTVHAYTNDQNTLDAPHPKGDLRRARAAAANIVPNSTGAAKAIGLVLPELKGKLDGGAQRIPVITGSLTELTAVVAKKVTLESVNAAMKAASNESFGYTEDEIVSSDIIGMHFGSLFDSTQTKVVTVGDKQLVKVVSWYDNEMSYVSQLVRTVKYFAGLIKK is encoded by the coding sequence ATGAGCACAGTTAAAGTTGCTATTAACGGGTTTGGTAGGATCGGTCGCCTGGTTTTCCGCCAGATCTACAATATGCAAGGGATTGATGTAGTAGCAATCAATGATTTGACCAGCCCGAAGGTGCTGGCGCACCTGCTGAAGTATGATACGGCGCATGGCCGGTTCGAGCAGGAGGTTAAACATACCGATAATGCGATTGTAGTTGCAGGTCACGAGATCAAAATATATGCGCAGAAGGACCCGGCGCAGATTCCCTGGGGTCAGCATGACGTGGACGTGGTGATTGAAAGCACCGGGTTCTTTACGGATAAGGAAAAGGCAGAATTGCACCTGAAAGCAGGCGCCAAAAGGGTGGTCATTTCCGCCCCCGCAACCGGGGAAATGAAGACGGTCGTATTTAATGTCAACCATAACATCCTGGACGGCAGCGAGACGGTGATCTCCTGCGCCAGCTGTACCACGAACTGCCTGGCCCCGATGGCCAAGGCGTTGAATGATGCTTTCACCATCGAAGTGGGGAGCATGACGACGGTTCACGCCTATACGAATGACCAGAATACCCTGGACGCTCCGCACCCGAAAGGGGACTTGCGCCGGGCAAGGGCTGCGGCCGCTAATATCGTTCCGAACAGCACGGGTGCCGCAAAGGCGATCGGGCTGGTTTTGCCGGAATTGAAGGGGAAACTGGACGGCGGTGCACAGCGTATCCCGGTGATCACGGGGTCGCTGACGGAACTGACGGCGGTGGTGGCCAAGAAGGTTACCCTGGAGTCGGTGAATGCGGCCATGAAGGCGGCTTCGAACGAATCTTTCGGGTACACGGAGGATGAAATCGTGAGCAGCGACATCATCGGGATGCACTTTGGCTCTTTGTTTGACTCGACCCAGACGAAGGTGGTCACGGTGGGTGACAAGCAACTGGTGAAGGTGGTGAGCTGGTATGACAACGAAATGAGCTATGTGTCGCAACTGGTGCGCACGGTTAAGTATTTTGCCGGTCTCATCAAAAAATAA
- a CDS encoding phosphoglycerate kinase has protein sequence MSTFAQHNFKGERALVRVDFNVPLDDAFHITDDTRMRAAVPTIKKILGDGGSVILMSHLGRPKGGPEDKFSLKHLLPHLKELLPGTDVQFADDCIGASAVNAAAALKPGSVLLLENLRFYKEEEKGDKAFAEKLSKLGDVYVNDAFGTAHRAHASTAVIAQFFPKDKRMFGLLMEAEVSSANKVMNDTQRPFTAILGGAKVSDKILIIENLLEKANNIIIGGGMAYTFLKAQGKSIGKSLCEEDKLDLANEILAKAKAKGVQFLIPVDSIAADKFAPDAATQKVSNDHIPDGWMGLDISDESIALFGKVILASKTILWNGPMGVFEMEKFQHGTKAIAEFVAQATAQGAFSLVGGGDSVAAVNQFGLADKVSYVSTGGGALLELFEGKVLPGIAAINE, from the coding sequence ATGTCGACTTTCGCTCAACATAACTTTAAAGGAGAGCGTGCATTGGTCCGGGTGGATTTTAACGTTCCCCTGGATGATGCTTTCCATATCACCGACGACACGCGGATGCGGGCGGCGGTACCTACGATCAAAAAGATCCTGGGAGATGGGGGTAGCGTAATCCTGATGTCTCACCTGGGCCGGCCGAAGGGTGGTCCGGAGGATAAGTTCTCGCTGAAACACCTGTTGCCTCACCTGAAGGAATTGCTTCCGGGTACGGACGTCCAGTTTGCGGACGACTGTATCGGGGCGTCTGCGGTGAATGCGGCGGCGGCCTTGAAACCGGGTAGCGTGCTGTTGCTGGAGAACCTGCGTTTCTATAAAGAAGAGGAAAAAGGGGATAAGGCTTTCGCAGAAAAGCTGAGCAAGCTGGGGGACGTGTATGTGAACGACGCGTTTGGAACAGCGCACCGGGCGCATGCGTCGACGGCTGTGATCGCGCAGTTTTTCCCGAAGGACAAGAGGATGTTTGGCTTGCTCATGGAAGCCGAGGTGTCTAGCGCGAACAAGGTGATGAATGACACCCAGCGGCCTTTTACTGCGATCTTAGGTGGCGCGAAGGTGAGCGACAAAATCCTCATCATCGAAAACCTGCTGGAGAAGGCGAACAATATCATCATCGGTGGGGGTATGGCGTATACTTTCCTCAAAGCGCAGGGCAAATCCATCGGGAAGAGCCTTTGCGAAGAGGATAAGCTGGACCTGGCCAATGAGATCCTGGCCAAAGCAAAAGCCAAGGGGGTTCAATTCCTGATCCCCGTGGACAGCATTGCAGCGGATAAGTTTGCCCCGGATGCGGCTACCCAAAAGGTGTCGAACGATCATATACCGGACGGCTGGATGGGGTTGGACATTTCGGACGAGAGCATCGCTTTGTTTGGGAAAGTGATCCTGGCTTCTAAGACCATCCTTTGGAACGGACCCATGGGTGTTTTCGAGATGGAAAAGTTCCAGCATGGGACGAAGGCCATCGCGGAATTTGTCGCACAGGCGACGGCCCAGGGCGCCTTTAGCCTGGTGGGCGGGGGCGACTCGGTGGCGGCGGTGAACCAGTTCGGCCTGGCCGACAAGGTGAGCTATGTGTCCACCGGTGGCGGCGCGCTGCTGGAGCTTTTTGAGGGCAAGGTTCTTCCGGGGATCGCAGCGATCAACGAATAA
- a CDS encoding helix-turn-helix domain-containing protein, which yields MRPKKTILLPSTTRILSELGENIKLARKRRALTLIQLAERAGIARSTLGLIEKGAPGVSMSAYLQVLFVLGLEKDLLTVAANDPLGRKLQDAGLLSGKSKT from the coding sequence TTGAGGCCAAAGAAAACAATATTATTGCCTTCGACAACGCGCATCCTATCCGAACTTGGTGAGAATATAAAGCTTGCCCGAAAGCGGCGTGCCCTGACACTTATCCAGTTAGCGGAAAGGGCGGGTATAGCCCGTTCTACGCTTGGCCTTATTGAGAAAGGGGCACCTGGTGTGTCTATGAGTGCTTACCTGCAAGTGCTTTTCGTGCTTGGCCTGGAGAAGGATTTATTAACTGTGGCAGCGAATGATCCGCTAGGCCGAAAATTACAAGACGCCGGTCTTTTATCCGGGAAAAGTAAGACGTAA
- a CDS encoding autotransporter outer membrane beta-barrel domain-containing protein: MKRILCPLSLFFLGAGCTKSGLVATSSTTTTSTYYYQSGGTASETGKAYSSAITDTSGVYVTNTGIFSLVNSSVSTTGNTTSSDSSSFYGLNAIVRVDGGSTVTLDDCSLTSTGSGANGVLATGSATQVTMSGDTIKTTGGGAHGIDATYAATITATNVIMTTTGDHSSVIATDRGGGTVTVSGGSGSASGALSAAIYSTGTITVSSATLTSSAADGAVIEGSNNITLTNTTLSGYTDGVKFYHSESGDASGFTGTLTTSGGSITATDGDCLYVTNETAVISLTNGTTLTASTGYLLHALDTATVTLTASGETLTGSLEADSATSTATVKLTNSSTLKGAVQYVTLSLDATSTWTVTANSVVTGLTDASGISGTSITNITGNGYTIYYDASLSGNSSLGGKTYTLTSGGYLKPR, translated from the coding sequence ATGAAACGAATCCTTTGCCCCCTAAGTTTGTTCTTCCTTGGTGCCGGTTGCACCAAGTCCGGCCTGGTCGCTACGTCCAGCACTACCACGACCAGCACCTACTACTATCAAAGCGGGGGCACCGCCTCGGAAACCGGCAAAGCCTACAGCTCGGCCATCACCGACACCTCCGGCGTATACGTTACCAACACCGGCATATTCAGCCTGGTCAATTCCAGCGTGAGCACCACCGGCAACACCACGTCCAGCGATTCCAGCAGTTTCTACGGCTTGAACGCCATCGTCCGGGTAGACGGGGGTAGCACCGTGACGCTGGATGACTGCTCCCTGACTTCCACCGGCTCCGGCGCCAACGGCGTGCTGGCCACCGGTTCGGCCACACAGGTCACCATGTCCGGCGATACCATCAAAACCACCGGGGGCGGCGCCCACGGCATAGACGCCACCTACGCCGCCACCATCACCGCTACCAATGTCATCATGACGACGACCGGCGACCACAGCAGCGTCATCGCCACCGACCGCGGCGGGGGTACCGTCACTGTATCCGGTGGCTCCGGCAGCGCCTCCGGCGCCCTTTCCGCCGCCATCTACTCCACCGGAACCATCACCGTATCCAGCGCAACCCTCACGTCCAGCGCCGCCGACGGCGCCGTCATCGAGGGCAGCAACAACATTACCCTCACCAACACCACCCTTTCCGGGTATACCGACGGCGTAAAATTCTACCACAGCGAATCCGGTGACGCCAGCGGCTTCACCGGAACCCTCACCACCAGCGGGGGCTCCATCACCGCCACCGACGGAGATTGTTTGTACGTCACCAACGAAACGGCCGTCATCAGCCTAACCAACGGTACCACCCTCACCGCCAGCACCGGGTACCTCCTCCACGCCCTGGACACCGCCACCGTCACCCTCACCGCCAGTGGAGAAACCCTGACCGGGTCGCTCGAAGCCGACTCCGCCACCAGTACCGCCACCGTCAAACTCACCAACAGCAGCACCTTAAAAGGCGCCGTGCAATACGTCACCCTCAGCCTCGACGCCACCAGCACCTGGACGGTTACCGCCAATTCCGTCGTGACCGGCCTGACCGACGCCTCCGGCATTTCCGGCACCTCGATCACCAATATTACCGGCAACGGCTACACGATCTATTACGACGCCAGCCTTAGTGGCAACAGCTCTCTTGGAGGAAAGACCTATACCCTCACCAGCGGGGGCTATCTCAAACCCAGATAA
- a CDS encoding TPM domain-containing protein — translation MSLLRRKPVDYFSQEEKDLMLDAVRSAEHATSGEIRVFIESHCRFVDAVDRAKEIFDALKMDATRDRNAVLLYVAMKDRQLALWGDKGVHERVGDEFWKTQVREILGHFKKDNYAQGIATIVREVGTMLGRFFPHVDGGKNELPDDIVFGK, via the coding sequence ATGTCCCTTTTACGAAGAAAGCCGGTCGACTATTTCTCCCAGGAGGAGAAGGACCTGATGCTGGACGCTGTGCGTTCAGCCGAGCATGCCACCAGCGGGGAAATACGGGTATTTATAGAAAGCCATTGCCGGTTCGTGGATGCCGTGGACCGGGCCAAGGAAATCTTTGATGCCTTAAAAATGGACGCTACCCGGGACCGGAATGCCGTGCTTTTGTACGTGGCGATGAAGGACAGGCAACTGGCGCTCTGGGGGGATAAAGGGGTCCACGAACGGGTAGGGGATGAATTTTGGAAGACCCAGGTCAGGGAAATCCTGGGGCATTTCAAAAAAGACAACTACGCCCAGGGGATCGCCACCATCGTGCGCGAAGTGGGCACCATGCTGGGCCGCTTTTTCCCACACGTCGACGGCGGCAAGAATGAACTACCGGATGATATTGTTTTTGGAAAATGA